A single window of Flagellimonas maritima DNA harbors:
- a CDS encoding collagen-like triple helix repeat-containing protein, protein MRFKLFLGLCFITSLFFMSCSGEDGEQGIQGKQGETGQQGEAGLDGETGPPVTFYFEDFEGLSDDIPPIEFVQSENNDVDWSVAILNFGSTYSLNHSLVSGDINDNESSEISISFTSESTSLIEFDVFVRSEADSDFILWSLNNQVVEGVSGFLSRPIRIRFTAEAGENVLTFTYEKDELTSVDLDRAYVDNLLINNVASTGKINLGLPELPEGATYYNK, encoded by the coding sequence ATGAGATTCAAATTATTTTTAGGACTATGTTTTATAACTAGTTTATTCTTTATGTCATGTTCTGGCGAAGATGGTGAACAAGGTATTCAGGGAAAACAAGGTGAAACAGGACAGCAGGGTGAAGCAGGACTTGATGGTGAAACAGGACCGCCAGTTACGTTTTATTTTGAAGACTTTGAGGGACTATCTGACGATATTCCACCCATAGAATTTGTTCAAAGTGAAAATAACGATGTTGACTGGTCTGTAGCTATTTTAAACTTTGGTTCTACTTACTCTTTAAATCATTCTTTAGTTAGTGGTGATATAAATGATAATGAAAGCAGTGAAATTTCAATTTCTTTTACGAGCGAGAGTACAAGTTTGATTGAGTTTGATGTGTTCGTTAGATCAGAAGCCGATTCTGATTTTATTCTTTGGTCCCTAAATAATCAAGTAGTTGAAGGCGTTTCGGGATTTCTTTCAAGACCAATAAGAATAAGATTTACAGCAGAAGCAGGTGAAAACGTTTTGACTTTCACTTATGAAAAAGATGAGTTAACATCTGTTGACTTAGATCGGGCTTACGTGGACAATTTATTAATCAATAATGTAGCATCTACAGGAAAGATTAATTTAGGTTTACCAGAATTACCAGAAGGTGCTACTTATTATAACAAATAG
- a CDS encoding DUF6495 family protein: protein MKYMRLTQQQLEELHPEFINFLATQSITAEEWKTLKKEKPEVVEEELDVFSDLVWEGVLSKVEYLENISELHMHLFHLKEKEMKLFSVKVMNPNIDLRTNEGFGWFKRNFQSDFVEYLTASKAYGEDKNLDKFDLIQQGAVITKGDLYKWFDRIID, encoded by the coding sequence ATGAAATATATGCGATTGACACAGCAGCAATTGGAAGAATTACATCCTGAATTCATCAACTTCTTGGCGACCCAGTCCATCACAGCAGAGGAATGGAAGACGCTGAAGAAGGAAAAGCCAGAAGTTGTTGAAGAAGAACTCGATGTATTCAGTGATTTGGTTTGGGAGGGCGTTTTGTCCAAGGTTGAATATTTAGAGAATATTTCCGAACTGCACATGCACTTGTTTCATCTAAAAGAAAAGGAAATGAAGTTATTTTCCGTAAAAGTGATGAATCCCAATATTGATTTGCGCACTAACGAAGGCTTTGGTTGGTTTAAACGTAACTTTCAATCTGATTTTGTGGAATATTTGACCGCATCGAAAGCCTACGGTGAAGATAAAAACTTGGATAAGTTCGATCTCATTCAGCAAGGAGCCGTAATCACCAAAGGCGATTTATATAAATGGTTCGACCGGATTATAGACTGA
- a CDS encoding T9SS type A sorting domain-containing protein, which translates to MKRIYFISLLFLFFTLTEAKCQFKYKIRYEVAHGLPNQQQIEYWANQFFGPQHVIYSEISNIAPELMMDDYIYTSNNEITGYVSTSGDVMLICTDGGEMIPYNGITDSILLMEWSCAPGFSGFFFANYLRDLADWNPNLTQINICEPSQIKVATGVEMTYALTYFNIETEEYEILLPYGINPSHPIIDPSEIPDIDNYNNLLIQVQYTDDPNNLEDRSDVLILDLIPCVPVLDPDVPDNLVGLPVTCHGDGDGGITAIFDRALTEEESIQFVFMLGEDGVHDSPPLTQADFDGNTLTYEAEAGLPTGGYTMQWIVKVGNDAIGGGEAPVTILEPEPITFDLNKTDPKCSGSSNGEITVANLSGGNGDYVFEWQRNGEPFDLPEGSTDANPVNLPTGNYSLLVTDVLGCQSGILEIELVALAESPQLDSYLIFQAGEPPNFLPTGSIILEQVSGGNGNYVYDWTKDGQLFFPNDPLSLTELEPGDYTVIITDDNGQGCSSEEEDFTINELPPLEVFIAEDVSITCEGDIGILEANPTGGTNGGYEYLWSTGETTKSIEVGQGMYSVTVTDNSDGLEEAFYQFDYINPLLKVEAVQSNSICKGEDFGSIQLNISGGTGGPYEISWLDGPVTEALKENLPIGEYVYFVSDGQCQVTNEEEPIILTEPETGIEVKEVSKTNISINAAEDGTLNVNIENGVPPFTYEWKKNGEPFVPSPESTDTELVGLGEGSYQVVVSDANGCSASLGEPIIIYEPEPLEIVELSPTHVSCNGDATGSITASVTGIPPFNYVWEKQGQVTFSAPNSATIIGLTEGTYTLRLTDDSVVSEVVDIVVLKEPLQKLGANLTPFPTECFIGDEGTIDITAFGGTPPYTYSIDGGSNFQGGSTFFNLEAGEYSVLIRDNNSCELVKGTTVGLPDQIQAEFAVASQVFVNETIVAVDLSYPVPETVEWTVPETALVLKQDNDELELRFTSTGEYEVGIKVFKDNCWSQRTKKIIVLEKDGLIGGETEAAGNEDRIEEFIVYPNPTTGAFTVDIKLGKVGNIGLRVFGFANNNLILQTQSGGAKHYDIPMNIEGLPSGIYVIVLETPYGTALRKLILQ; encoded by the coding sequence ATGAAAAGAATTTATTTTATTTCTTTATTATTTCTTTTTTTTACGCTTACTGAAGCAAAATGTCAATTTAAGTATAAAATTCGTTATGAAGTTGCACATGGTTTACCAAATCAACAACAAATCGAATATTGGGCTAATCAATTTTTTGGTCCTCAACATGTCATATATTCAGAGATATCCAATATAGCTCCAGAGCTTATGATGGATGATTATATATATACTTCCAATAATGAAATTACTGGTTATGTTAGTACTTCTGGAGACGTTATGTTGATATGTACTGATGGTGGTGAGATGATTCCTTATAATGGTATAACAGATTCTATTTTACTTATGGAATGGAGTTGTGCTCCAGGTTTTAGTGGATTTTTTTTCGCAAACTATTTACGTGATTTGGCAGATTGGAATCCTAATCTCACGCAAATTAATATTTGTGAGCCTTCACAAATAAAAGTTGCTACAGGAGTTGAAATGACATATGCATTGACATATTTCAATATAGAAACAGAAGAATATGAGATATTGTTGCCATATGGTATAAACCCCAGTCACCCGATAATAGACCCGTCCGAGATCCCAGATATCGATAATTATAACAATTTGTTAATCCAGGTTCAATATACGGATGACCCGAACAACCTTGAAGACCGTTCCGATGTTCTCATACTGGATTTGATTCCCTGCGTTCCCGTTCTGGACCCAGACGTTCCAGACAACCTTGTGGGACTTCCCGTTACCTGCCATGGCGATGGGGATGGAGGGATTACCGCAATTTTCGATCGGGCGTTGACCGAAGAGGAATCGATTCAGTTTGTGTTCATGTTGGGGGAAGACGGGGTACATGACAGTCCCCCATTGACCCAAGCAGATTTCGATGGCAACACCCTTACCTATGAAGCCGAGGCAGGATTGCCGACTGGGGGGTATACCATGCAGTGGATCGTGAAAGTTGGAAACGATGCCATTGGTGGGGGTGAAGCACCTGTAACCATTTTGGAACCGGAACCTATTACTTTCGACCTGAATAAGACCGACCCCAAATGTTCGGGATCTTCTAACGGGGAGATAACAGTTGCCAACCTTTCGGGGGGCAATGGCGACTACGTTTTCGAATGGCAAAGAAACGGGGAACCCTTCGACCTTCCCGAGGGGTCTACCGATGCCAATCCAGTCAACTTGCCCACGGGTAACTATTCGTTATTGGTTACCGATGTTCTAGGCTGCCAATCAGGTATATTGGAAATCGAGCTTGTGGCCTTGGCCGAAAGTCCACAATTGGATTCATATTTAATTTTTCAGGCTGGGGAGCCCCCAAACTTTCTTCCCACGGGAAGCATAATACTGGAACAAGTTTCAGGAGGGAACGGCAACTATGTATACGATTGGACCAAGGACGGTCAACTCTTTTTTCCTAACGACCCCTTGTCCCTTACCGAACTGGAACCTGGAGATTATACCGTAATCATTACCGACGACAATGGACAAGGCTGTTCCTCGGAAGAAGAGGATTTTACTATTAACGAACTACCGCCCCTCGAGGTTTTCATAGCAGAAGACGTATCCATAACCTGCGAAGGGGACATTGGGATTCTGGAAGCGAACCCCACGGGGGGAACCAATGGTGGCTACGAATATCTCTGGTCCACAGGGGAAACCACAAAATCAATCGAAGTGGGGCAGGGAATGTATTCCGTTACAGTTACCGATAATAGTGATGGCCTGGAAGAGGCATTTTATCAATTCGATTATATAAACCCATTGTTGAAGGTTGAGGCCGTACAGAGCAACAGTATCTGCAAGGGAGAGGATTTTGGCAGTATCCAACTGAATATATCCGGGGGTACGGGCGGACCTTATGAAATAAGCTGGTTGGACGGTCCAGTTACCGAAGCATTAAAGGAAAATCTGCCCATAGGTGAATACGTATATTTTGTATCGGACGGACAATGCCAGGTGACCAACGAAGAAGAACCCATAATCCTGACCGAACCCGAAACGGGAATAGAAGTAAAGGAAGTTTCCAAAACCAACATAAGCATCAACGCTGCCGAGGATGGCACTCTTAACGTTAATATAGAAAACGGGGTGCCGCCCTTTACGTACGAATGGAAAAAAAACGGGGAACCGTTCGTACCTTCTCCAGAATCCACCGATACAGAATTGGTGGGCTTGGGCGAAGGAAGTTACCAAGTAGTGGTCAGCGATGCGAACGGTTGTTCGGCTTCGCTTGGAGAACCTATTATTATCTACGAACCAGAACCATTGGAAATTGTGGAGCTGTCCCCAACCCATGTCAGTTGTAATGGAGATGCCACGGGTTCCATAACTGCTTCCGTTACCGGTATACCACCGTTTAACTATGTATGGGAGAAACAAGGACAGGTCACATTTTCCGCGCCCAATTCAGCAACAATTATTGGACTTACCGAAGGTACATATACCTTGCGGCTGACCGATGACTCTGTTGTCTCCGAAGTGGTCGATATTGTCGTTTTGAAGGAACCTTTACAAAAGTTGGGTGCCAATTTAACACCTTTTCCGACCGAATGTTTTATCGGTGATGAGGGAACTATTGACATCACTGCTTTTGGAGGTACGCCACCCTATACATATTCCATTGATGGCGGATCAAATTTTCAGGGAGGAAGTACTTTTTTTAACCTTGAAGCAGGGGAGTACAGCGTCTTGATAAGGGACAATAACAGTTGTGAACTGGTGAAGGGCACTACTGTCGGTTTGCCCGATCAAATACAGGCCGAATTTGCCGTGGCCAGCCAGGTATTCGTAAACGAGACCATTGTCGCCGTGGATCTGAGCTATCCCGTTCCTGAAACTGTTGAATGGACAGTGCCCGAGACGGCCCTGGTACTAAAACAGGACAACGATGAGCTGGAGCTGAGATTCACCTCCACGGGAGAGTATGAAGTTGGCATTAAGGTCTTCAAGGATAATTGCTGGTCCCAAAGAACCAAAAAGATTATCGTACTCGAAAAAGATGGGCTTATCGGTGGGGAAACCGAAGCAGCGGGAAACGAAGACCGTATCGAGGAATTCATCGTGTATCCCAATCCGACTACAGGAGCGTTCACTGTGGATATAAAACTTGGCAAGGTCGGGAATATTGGTCTTCGGGTCTTTGGCTTTGCAAACAACAACCTTATTTTGCAAACTCAGTCCGGCGGGGCCAAACATTATGATATACCCATGAATATTGAAGGATTGCCTTCAGGAATATATGTTATAGTTCTTGAAACTCCTTATGGAACGGCTTTACGGAAATTGATACTTCAATAG
- a CDS encoding fibronectin type III domain-containing protein produces the protein MGLKKTCGLWFFVLFGLWGRSQQDTVDSIQHPKLFVKSFAKKGAIYLRWGTDDKWAWKYGNMYGYEVERATIFKDGKPLKTPIKKLLTGGPIKPRPLVEWQSLVQDNDMAAVAAQAIYGESFSVNEENSNLFMKVVNESSELEQRFGFSMFAVDQNFTAAQYAGLGFVDTEVKLNERYLYNVKLAAPEELIQMDEAGLLMATSEKLALPKPYDFAGYYYNNAFVLIWEYDGLFDFYTAYNLERSEDGKNFSKVNDAPITKLAITDVSGISYTDSIPEYNKKYWYRIKGKSLFDEMSPPSDTISVIAFKELLAAPQFKANNIISEEEVKLNWSFPKDEAWKLTGFDVLHATKAIGPYKTVAQELGKEERNYSYSSLQRINYFKIRANGIAGDYQDSSPAMVQPVDSIPPEKPLGLTGTVDTLGVVRLSWQPNTEMDLKGYTVLRANRKNQEFTRLTKEELRETRFQDSINVKTFAKKVYYRIKASDLRYNESVPSDTLVLELPNLIPPTSPVFKDYEIKGDSILLRWIPSSSENLVRQAMYRKRLDANKETLWENIYETDDISTTVFTDTKLDPNITYRYTITAINHTGLESPPSPPLSITTPKKLLRSKVKGLYAEVDRENKHIQLSWRYNDPDILEIQIFRKEANGDFLRYATLPTESKSFRDKKAIPNTTYSYGIRVIFRNGDASDWNETLIIY, from the coding sequence ATGGGCTTGAAGAAAACATGCGGACTATGGTTTTTTGTTCTTTTCGGTTTGTGGGGTCGGTCGCAACAAGATACCGTGGATTCCATACAGCATCCCAAGCTTTTCGTAAAATCTTTTGCAAAGAAAGGTGCTATCTACTTGCGCTGGGGCACGGACGATAAATGGGCCTGGAAATACGGAAATATGTACGGATATGAAGTAGAGCGCGCTACGATATTCAAGGATGGCAAACCCTTAAAAACCCCGATAAAGAAATTATTGACCGGCGGTCCCATTAAACCCAGGCCTTTGGTTGAGTGGCAGTCTTTGGTTCAGGACAACGATATGGCAGCAGTTGCCGCTCAGGCCATTTACGGCGAAAGCTTTAGCGTAAACGAGGAAAATAGTAACTTATTCATGAAAGTGGTCAATGAAAGCAGTGAACTGGAGCAGCGCTTTGGGTTTTCCATGTTTGCAGTGGACCAGAATTTTACAGCCGCCCAATATGCCGGATTGGGATTCGTGGATACGGAAGTAAAATTGAACGAAAGATATTTGTACAACGTGAAACTGGCCGCTCCAGAAGAACTGATACAAATGGATGAAGCAGGCTTACTCATGGCAACGTCTGAAAAACTGGCCTTACCCAAACCATATGATTTTGCAGGATATTATTACAATAATGCCTTTGTCCTGATTTGGGAGTATGATGGACTCTTTGATTTTTACACGGCATATAATCTGGAAAGATCGGAAGACGGAAAAAACTTTTCCAAAGTGAATGATGCGCCCATCACCAAATTGGCCATTACTGATGTGTCGGGAATCTCATATACGGACAGCATACCGGAATACAACAAAAAATATTGGTATAGAATAAAGGGAAAAAGTTTGTTCGATGAGATGAGTCCGCCGTCGGACACCATTTCGGTAATAGCTTTTAAAGAACTGTTGGCCGCTCCACAGTTCAAGGCCAATAACATCATTTCTGAAGAAGAGGTAAAGTTGAATTGGAGTTTCCCAAAGGATGAAGCATGGAAATTAACAGGTTTTGACGTACTTCATGCAACCAAGGCCATTGGGCCCTATAAAACCGTAGCACAAGAATTGGGGAAAGAAGAACGAAACTATTCGTATTCATCACTACAACGAATTAACTATTTTAAAATAAGGGCCAACGGAATAGCTGGAGATTATCAAGATTCATCACCTGCCATGGTACAGCCTGTGGATTCCATACCTCCGGAAAAACCATTGGGGTTAACTGGCACTGTGGACACCTTGGGCGTGGTTAGGTTATCTTGGCAGCCCAATACCGAAATGGACTTGAAAGGCTATACGGTATTAAGGGCCAATCGGAAAAATCAAGAGTTTACCAGATTGACCAAAGAAGAGCTGCGCGAAACCAGATTTCAGGATAGCATCAACGTAAAAACCTTTGCCAAAAAGGTGTATTACAGAATCAAAGCCTCAGACCTAAGATATAATGAATCCGTACCATCGGACACTTTGGTATTGGAACTTCCCAATCTAATACCCCCGACCAGTCCCGTTTTTAAAGATTATGAAATAAAGGGCGACAGCATATTGTTACGCTGGATACCAAGTTCTTCAGAAAATTTGGTGAGACAGGCAATGTACAGAAAGCGTTTGGATGCCAATAAGGAAACGTTATGGGAGAACATCTATGAAACCGATGATATTTCTACAACCGTTTTTACGGACACTAAACTTGACCCCAATATCACCTATCGCTATACAATAACAGCAATTAACCATACAGGTTTGGAAAGTCCGCCCTCGCCACCGTTGTCCATCACCACTCCAAAAAAGCTTTTGCGGTCCAAGGTAAAAGGGTTGTATGCAGAAGTGGATAGGGAAAACAAACACATCCAGTTAAGCTGGCGCTATAATGACCCGGACATACTGGAAATACAAATATTTCGAAAAGAAGCAAATGGAGACTTTTTACGCTACGCAACGCTACCTACAGAATCAAAAAGTTTTAGGGACAAAAAAGCGATACCCAATACAACATACAGTTATGGTATCCGGGTAATTTTTAGGAATGGAGATGCAAGTGATTGGAATGAAACACTCATAATTTACTAA
- a CDS encoding SH3 domain-containing protein — MNINFRLLLIVIFFTLFKNKGTSQDRNWQDFLSHFPSTNEILKIPSHNDLIKTISTDILSKYLWSDSTKVMTPRGKEKKRVYVPNSILKGKEFVYPLGYKPSRILMVSGLSKSGKECDFKGNVYPLYQIKIDDNLLIGYSYFDPAEGLLITTLIVLNKSFQMIGHFGFAYGVNWQYCDNTLEEILEETKPYSAPVKILDNGFLLHDQMVGSYYENTLNDQYWKVIIREDGKFEIVEERKNYEDGTVTLWSKYGYHVSDPDGYTNLRESPSTSSEIISQVKNDAMLEILDANSDWWKVRTLEGREGYMHKSRIVKGDGE, encoded by the coding sequence ATGAACATAAATTTTCGATTGTTACTTATAGTAATATTTTTCACTTTATTTAAAAATAAGGGAACCTCCCAAGATAGAAATTGGCAAGATTTCCTATCTCATTTTCCAAGTACAAATGAAATTTTGAAGATTCCTTCTCATAATGATTTAATAAAAACAATCTCTACAGATATATTATCAAAATACTTGTGGTCAGATTCCACCAAAGTAATGACACCTAGAGGAAAAGAAAAGAAAAGAGTTTACGTTCCGAATTCGATACTCAAAGGTAAGGAGTTTGTTTATCCATTAGGATACAAACCTTCTAGAATATTAATGGTTTCAGGTCTTTCGAAATCAGGAAAAGAATGTGATTTTAAAGGCAATGTTTATCCACTATACCAAATTAAAATTGATGATAATTTACTCATTGGTTATAGCTATTTTGACCCTGCTGAGGGATTACTCATTACTACCCTTATAGTACTGAACAAGTCTTTTCAAATGATTGGGCACTTTGGGTTCGCTTATGGCGTTAATTGGCAGTATTGTGATAATACCTTGGAGGAAATCCTTGAAGAAACAAAACCTTATAGTGCTCCAGTTAAAATTTTAGATAATGGTTTTCTATTGCACGATCAGATGGTAGGTTCATATTATGAAAACACCTTAAATGATCAATATTGGAAGGTCATTATACGGGAAGATGGAAAGTTTGAAATTGTCGAGGAAAGAAAAAACTATGAAGACGGTACCGTGACACTTTGGAGCAAATATGGCTACCATGTGTCCGACCCTGATGGATACACCAACCTGAGAGAATCGCCATCTACATCTTCCGAAATAATTTCCCAAGTTAAAAATGATGCAATGTTAGAAATCCTGGATGCTAATTCAGATTGGTGGAAGGTGCGCACACTAGAAGGAAGAGAAGGTTATATGCATAAATCAAGAATTGTGAAAGGAGATGGAGAATAA
- a CDS encoding SH3 domain-containing protein: protein MRYKLFVISVFSILVSCKAQSDQEWDDFLNHFPEKTIYSLDSLDFLFKKYHGSTDTIAPMLINKIVWKKPDRKTKSPIDIDFLLIDKQDYSPIFGSLYEGDPTYPIAKITTEFGFILIYLIESEYFRLEGYNFNFHIFNNKREHVSGLAFKYAPPHERVRNLVYPQVIDENHFLVRNILAESLINPNMSDEKWLVKIREDGMLHVVWMVSDWSTQVEGSIPVEDDYLEIRSVYDFYINDPDGFTNLRENSTTQSSVLEEIPANQQLTVIDISKNWWKVISKSGNIGYVHKSRIAMKEK from the coding sequence ATGAGATATAAATTATTTGTAATCAGTGTTTTTAGCATATTGGTTTCATGTAAAGCTCAGAGTGACCAAGAATGGGATGATTTTTTAAATCATTTCCCAGAAAAGACAATTTACAGCTTAGATTCGTTGGATTTCCTTTTTAAGAAATATCATGGGAGTACTGATACCATAGCTCCAATGCTTATTAACAAAATAGTTTGGAAGAAACCGGATAGAAAAACTAAATCCCCAATTGACATTGATTTTTTATTAATAGATAAGCAGGATTATTCTCCAATTTTTGGTTCACTTTATGAAGGAGACCCTACTTATCCTATAGCAAAAATCACTACTGAATTCGGGTTTATTTTGATATATCTTATTGAATCTGAATACTTTAGATTGGAGGGCTATAATTTTAACTTTCATATTTTCAACAACAAGAGAGAACATGTATCTGGTTTAGCTTTTAAATATGCCCCACCACATGAGCGTGTACGGAATTTGGTATACCCACAAGTAATCGATGAAAACCATTTTTTGGTTAGGAATATCTTAGCAGAGAGCCTAATAAACCCAAATATGAGTGATGAAAAATGGCTCGTGAAAATAAGGGAAGATGGTATGCTGCATGTGGTTTGGATGGTCAGTGATTGGTCAACCCAAGTAGAGGGGAGCATCCCAGTAGAAGACGATTATTTGGAAATTAGAAGTGTCTATGATTTTTATATCAATGACCCTGATGGCTTTACTAACCTAAGAGAGAACTCAACTACACAAAGTAGTGTTTTGGAGGAAATTCCAGCCAATCAACAATTAACAGTAATCGATATTTCAAAAAACTGGTGGAAAGTAATCAGCAAAAGTGGAAATATTGGATATGTGCATAAGAGTAGAATAGCAATGAAAGAGAAATAA